The following is a genomic window from Antechinus flavipes isolate AdamAnt ecotype Samford, QLD, Australia chromosome 3, AdamAnt_v2, whole genome shotgun sequence.
CAtttagaatgaataaaaattatagtatatgatttttaaaattcattcgtTTCTtaacttataataaaaaaatggaagaaaatattcatgcATTGACCCTCTTCTCCTTCAAGTGTAATCACTATGATGTAATTAGCCTGAGATCTAAAATAAGTTCAATTTTGGGCCTCTTTAGCAGAGTTATGGCTCCCACTTCCTCTCCCAAAGTCTCACCCATAAATTCTAACTTCCTGTCCTTTAAGTAGGTTGGTGAGTGATTAGTTCTGCTCCCCCACCCCTACTCTATGATAGATCTCATCTGAGATGCCCCAATCTGCTAACCTGTTTCTCTAGAAGGCATACTGCATAACAGAGATCATGAAGGACTATTAAAAATATCCACCTGTAGCCACCTCACTCCTATCCCAACAAAGTAGtttcaaaatggagaaaatttcaGTTACcagaataaaaaaagttttttatcaCAATGTTTACATTCTATAGACAAAATGACTTCATGCTTCATACAAAATGACTTACAAAGTAATATAACAATTTTTATTAAGATATTCTTATCTGTAAGTCTATTAAACATGGGCCACAAGGAAACAAGTAACAGCAACAAAAGCCAGATTGTCACCTCCTTGTCCaagttataaatattcaaaagataatgttatacaggaaaaaaaaattaccttttttcAGGATAAATGGATGGCAAGAATCCCTATATAAAAGCACAATTTCAACTTTGAAAAATTTgtagagaaacacagagaatgTAACTATTAGTGCCAAAGAGATGAATCCTCCAATCAAGTACATTCTGGCATCTAGGACTAcctcaaaaaaggaaggaaatgcaaATATTATACCTTAGGCAATTAGATTTTAAGCACATCTGAATGAAAAAGagtcttttaagtttaatttctcTGGTTTCTTACAACATTGTCTCTTGTTTTCATTATAtcagatatacagatatatgtatacctatctatctatctatctacacctGTGTTTCCTTCCTTAGttttatcttatttcctttcttcctttcttacttgctttcttgctttccctagggaattgaggttaagtgacttgtccaaggtcacatagttaatgagtgtctgaggtaggatttgaactcagatcttcctgactccagggctattGCTCTATATTAGAATAGTGTTTCTATCTATAATTTTCCACtaaaaatcatcttttaattCATGAGACGGTTGTGACCTGCATCAGTAAATGGAATTTACACACCAAAGAAATcatggattttaaaatattgaactaaAATATAAATCCATCTTTCTagtaataaatgatatttatgaattaatatcccaaaaaatgtccaaaaaaaaCCCCGTCTCAACTTATACACAAGTTATACAGCAACTTGACTGCTCTTGGATTCTAGGTCCACAAGTTCCCCTCCCCACAAATTAAAGCtagtatatttattaatttatattttgtaatataaatttatacTTATAAAACATAAGTtagtttattaatataaaattatgtttatgtataaataaatttatagatgtacatatatatatatatatatatatatatatatatatatatatatatatatatataatttttttcctgagcaattggagttaagtgacttgcccagtatctgaggccagatttgaacacagttccTCCTGATGCcctacatttatatttttatataaaaagccTCTTCATCATGACTTGAAAGTGACTCTGGattctatatatacatttattctcCTTTTTAAGTGGAGAGCTTAGTACAATCTGATATAACTGTAATTCTAATAAACAATCAAATTGCTTACCTCTTGGTTTCAAGGCAATATATGTTGTTACTATACCAGCATCATTGCTAACCCAGCATAAAAATGGGTACAAATAATGTCTACTTTCCACTTTTAAAATGACAAGCCTTGAAACTCTTGTAACAGTGttcaaattgtttaaatttgGAACTctattcaagaaagaaaaaaaataaggctgGTTAGGAAAATTTCAATACTTcaatattttgtttctcttttttcattaaaataaattattgcatAGGTAATGACAAAGTCTTCATGCTGTTACCTGTGTTGTGATTTCCCATCACTAGTTCTGTTTGAGCAGAAACTTGATAACTATTTTTCAGAGCTGTGacagaaaacatttttgtatggAGCAAGAGgatgaaactaaataatttctaaggacctttccaactttaaaagATTATGACAAACACCTTAATTGCAACACAAGTCTGGCTATGTCATACAAAACTATTGTGGGTTTCATGTCATATTAAGACAAGGAAGCTTCTAAGAAGGTCTTTACAGTGATGTGTCCTGAATAATGAGACCATGGAGATGGAATCAGCATAGAGAAGTAAATAGCAGGAAGGATAAAAGATTAGTAGAGAAGAATTTCTTGGAAGAGAGTGAgtataaggaagctgaggcagttatagagaaaaaaaaaataactcagcaTTGTTGTTAGGAAAAATTAAGAATGCCATAAGGGAGCATTTGAGGAACAGGGATCAAGTAAGGGATGACATGCAAGTTTCTCTTGTACATTTGCTTGGGTAAGatgccaagaaaaagaaaagataacttCAGGAAGATTTCTATAAGAACAAGATTCCACAGAAGTTGGCAAGTTCAGATAGCCACAGAGAGTCCTTGCTTTCTCAGTAATGAAGGGAATGACTTgaaggaagggggtggagggggagaatccaaaaaaaagaatcagagagtTACTTTGGAAATGAATAGTTAAAGTCCAATTTATGATgtcaagataaaaatgaatatatcaaGATTGCAATTAGGATTTTCTACACACAAATATACTCAAACACTTGGATCTCCACTCAGTAGAGTAAAAagtatgtaattttattttataagcacTTCTAgaacaaattgtgtgtgtgttaaaGAGAACTCAGTCCAACAGGGATAAACAGGGGAACAAGATTTAAGGGCCCAATTTTTACAAAATTAACAATAATAGCTCTCAATTATTGATTACTTTAcaatttacatagaattttacTTATAGCAGCCCTTTGTAATATttgtatcattattgttattcaattgtatttgacttttcatgactctttttgagattttcttgtcaaagaagaTAGAGTGGTTTGAAAAGTaggggcaaacaggattaagtgacttgctcaagattaattgacttgtctgaagccatatttgaactcaggaagacaagtcttcctAACCATGGagccagcattctatctaccCTGCCCAGCTCCTGCTTGTCCCTGTATAAATATCTCTACATTTTAACTACAATGAAATTTTGAAGATTGTCAGAACTCTTCATATTGCTAGCTATGGAGTTTCAGAATATTCTAAAACCTAATAAGAATGATCTTACCTGGTGAGTCCACTTTCTGCCAAGGTTAATAGAGTCTTAGAGACTCTCCTAATCTTTCACCAAGAAAGGTAAATTAAATGACGGCATAATATAGCAAAAAGAATACTTATATTGAAATAAGGAAATGGGAGCTCTACCACCCAACTTTATCACTTTGgataagtaatttcatttttcagttctcagttgttttttaatttataaaatgacaatattggattagataattaataaaatctttaaatttttttaatctataatttaaactgctttttaaaaaggaattttgatCATTTCTTAGCTTGGTAAAGATTCTATTGATGACTTAACAAAATAACAACGagtcttttcctttatatttacataataatgaAGCACTTACAAAAGTTCAGACCATGTGACATTAGGTTCATTGTTAGCATACGATccattccaagtccagtattGAATATCATTCTTTTGAGCTGTGAAGTTACAGTCTAAAAGCAACTGGGATCCTacaaaaataacattcaaaaaCTCTTTGATATCTTTCTTCACTAATGTGAGAGGAAAATATATGCAGTTTATAAATGAGAGCTTTTAGCTCATTAGAAAGGACAGAAAACCAAATGTTGGTATTACTCACCAAGTTCCACTTCTATTGTCCTGTTTTCTGGACTCAGAATCTTtggtatatttttctttcctcttcctaagaaaataaagtaaatgatatTTTTCACAACGATTTCTAAGTCTTCAACATACTGTAATTTCAAAGAATTAACTCACAAAACTGGCTAGATCACATCTATCTAAGCAATAACCCAAGTCTTCAGGCAATGTAAGGTAGCTGACATGGAATTAGGTGTATGAAAGAGATGAGGAATCTGCCTGTACATGCCCAAATTAACATCATATCCTAAATCCTTTGGTTATTACTCAGCCAGAGCTACTGGTATTGTTAAAGTGTAGCCTTCCATTTTTACTGAATTCATGATAAAGACAACTCTAATAAGCATGTGTCAGTTAATGTGTCAGTGTAAAACCCTGTGTTTTAAGGCCTTTCATTCTGCAATTTCTCTTAAAGTGATTGTAATCATCTTCAAAGACAAAGGTAGAGATAGAGAGGAATAGAATAAAGCTTTTGCTtggatagagaaaataataataaaggtttCTTAGGGCAAAGTAGGGATTAGAGTCCTCTGGAAGTCCCTGTATCTTGAATTGAAAGCTGGATGATGGTGTGCCAGTGTCTGATTTAAGAAATAAAGATGGCATGATACCCCAATTATCCATTTCTTCAAAATTTGGACTTGCCTGGAACATCACTTGTAGTTTTGGTTATTATACTATCccaagaaagataaaattgaGATGGAAGATGAGCAGAGAAGAGCAAATAAAATTACTAAGATAATAGAGGGGtgactaaataaaaacaaatgaaaataattaagacTTTTCAACATAGTAAGGTGAAGAGCAAGGGTAGAAACATGATCAAATTTTATAAAGtcttaaaagttaaatttaaatatatacatatatttgtatttattgtcCTTCCCTAAGATGAAATAGAACCACTGGATAATCAACCTGTTGACTTACAGTTGAGAGTTCCAATAGTATAGGACTTTGTCTACAACTTTTGGAAAGTCTGCAAGTCCTTGCTGCTAGAATGATATCTAGAGCAAAAGACTTCATCTCTCTAAGATAAGAGATTAGACTTTATATTCATGCTTTGGAGTACATTGTCCCATTAAGAGCACTCAGACACCAAAAGTACTTTCTTCCTTTAGAACATAGTTAATTTTATTCCATGTACTTACTAAGGTAGCAATGAACCTTTAAGTGTTAAGCATCAGACAatggaaaataaaggaagaatgtCTGGCTGCATAGCTATGAACAGGCCATGTCACTctctttaaatattatatttaatatcatCTGAACTATGGGACAACAAAACTAGTTTATTTCTAAGATACTTTTCAAAGCTCTAAGATTATTTGACACTTACCTATAATGTTTAGATGTATTGCCCGAGTAATGTTATAATGCTGTCCCATATAATCATAGGATAAAAGGCAAGTATAATGCCCCTCATCTTCTTTCTCTACATTACCCAGATAAAGATGATTTTTTAGGACTTTAAATTTTGTATTGCCAAGGAGAGGTTTGCAATCCTAGACacagaaaataaattcctttattggatatacacatatatatacatatatgtacacacacatacatacataaacatacatatatacatgcacataccaCAGGAATAATCTCTGTCCCTAAtcatccctctctcttccccctatTGTCACCTTCTAGTATTTAGATTTATATGACTTTGGAACTTATagatagaatggaaaagaatttcTTTGCTGTTTTATTTACTTCATTCCTAACCATCTTAGTGACTATAATGTTAATGGGTCCTTTCTTAAACTATTTCCttcctttgctatttttcttaAGCTGTATGTCTTATCTTCTGGGAATAACCATGTCACTAGTTTTCAAAGGTATTCAATATGTATCTAGGCCTTAGCTGCCCCAATCTGTTTTCTTAAACTAAATGTAGAGAGAAGCAAGTAAATTCAAGGATATTATTTCATGCaaagtaaaaaatatacaaaatagcaAATACTCCCCTCATATCAATATATAATCTCTTTTTCCCTCAtaacttttccttctctagattttaaaaagcataggctgaaaaagaaagaaagaaaaagaaaaagagaaagaaaaggaaggagggtgaaaggaaggaaggaaggaaggaaggaaggaaggaaggaaggaaggaaggaaaaaaaagaaagggaaaaagaaaggaagaaagaaaagaaaggaataaaaaagaaagccagGGGGCCAATAAGCAAAAGTTAAAATACTTTTATAGAATCCCCAAGTTGGGTTTATGGAGTTTTACGCCCCTATTTAATTTGAGCTTTGATAGTTATTTCCTCAGAAGTGTCATCTCACATCATCATAATATGATAAACATCTTGCAAGGTTACTATTTTGTCTATTTTcattgaattaattttctttaaccAAATTGTACTTTTGAGtgtgaggaggaaggagaggaatagGTGTAGTGTGATACaacttttaagaaagaaattacctTATACCATTGAATTTTAGACAGATTACTGTCATCTTTAAAAATATCCAAATTGGGACATACAAGGAAGCCACCAGGTCCTGGAAGCAATTTCTGTTTATATTCAGAGAGCTCATCATAACATGTTCCAGGATGCTTCTTCAAAATTTCTATCTTGAATTTCTGTTTACGGCAATGGGTAGAATttctacaatgaaaataaaatgattggatTGTACCCTGTTACAAGTCTTgttctcttttcctcagtttattATGGGTTATGTATCACCAGGCCTACCAGTAAATTTAAACTAACAGGGTCCATGCCCCAAACATGAGAGTGAAGGAGTCCTGTGCTTTGGGTTCCCGCTCCTAAGATATAAGCACAAAAAACTTGGGAAGCTTCATGTTTTCTGGGAATATCTGAAAATAGTCTTGTGAATAGCTAGTGGGGGAGGCGGGGAGGGGCGAGACTCAGTCTTTAACAATCAGTGGATTAGAATTCCCTCAGAATTGTGATGCTAGAAATTCCATGGGTTACTGTCATAGACCATACATTGTCAATGCCCAATAGCAGGCATTATTgcatagcaagcatttattaatactgatttttttgtgtgcataAAAGGAGAATTTTCAGTAATGTTACCACAAAGTTCACTTCAAATCTTTATAAACTTCCTTTACAACAATAACATAAAGAAACCTAGATTATGaggcttattctttttttatatttttattttattttatttaataataactttatattgacagaatccatgccagggtaatttttttacaattatcccttgcactcgtttctgttccgatttttcccctccctcccttcaccccttcccctagatagcaagcagtcctatatatgttagatgtgttgcattatatcctagatacaatatatgtttgcagaaccaaacaggcTTATTCTTTAGGCCACTTAACAGTCTACTTATGTTAGTTACTGTAAGGGCCAAATACTCTAGAACTACTGTGATGAACAGCAAGCTCATTTTCAAAAGTAACTAATACTATATTCTCTTCAAACTCCACACAATCatcttctaaaaaataaaaaaaaatacagttatagattatttcctttaagtatttccttccttccaatatTTTATTAATCCATCTCCTTttaagagctcacattctacAATTCCCCTTTCCCAGTTTTTTATGTCATGGTATCAAAATCCCCTGTTTAAAGGTGTACATATAGTGCACAAAGACACAATGAAATCAAGTAATTTCAATTTCATGAGTAATTTTAATCTCACTTTTAATCAATGTAGAGAGGGACATGctaaaaaactacttaaaaataatttaggatCAAAGTTATGTTCACTGCTAACTATCATTctatattatatgattatttaaaatgtgattttgtgtttatagcagcttttttgtagtgacaaggaactggaaattgagtagatgttgAGGATGTCTGAAtcagttatgatatatgaaggtaatgaaatattaatgttctataaaaaacaatgaacaggattatttcagaaaagcctggaaagatctgCTAATGTTAATCTGCTAATCAGTTAAtgctgattgaaatgagcagaaccaagaaaacactgtacatagtagcaagaaaattatatgacTGTCAACTGTGATacacttgactcttctcaacaatgagataattcaaggcaatttgaattgacttggaatggaaaatgtcaatcacctccagaaagagaactatggatattgaatgtggattgaagtagagtatttttactttttgtttttttctttcttgaagttttggggtttttttttccctttttggtctgatttttcttgcacaacatgacaaatgtggaaatacatttaacagGGTTATACTTTGATACTTGatcacctatatcagattgcttgctgtcttgggattaggggaggtaaggaaagagagagaaaaatttagaacacaaaatcttacaaaaaaatcaatgctgaaaactatctttacatgtatttcaaaaaaataaaataccatcaaaaaaattaaaatgtggtTTTTAGGTTTTGTGCCACTTACTTTGAGAAGGTCACCAAAAGTATGAACATCATTATCAGTAAAAGCCAAAACCCtagacttatttttaaaaggggggaaTACTTTCATGAGAACATATTCATGAAAATGTATATGAAAATCCTATCAAATGTCCTAATCATCAGTTGTAGAGTATTATAATTCAGATCTTATTAACTGATATGTGGATTTGCTTGTCTGTCTTGATATAGCTTTAGCTGTGTTAATACATATTAATGAAATGACAAAAGTaggaatatacatataaatgtgtttCAGATATGCTGCTGATCTAGACAGAATTTGCTTAGTTTGTGGTTGGAGATAATCAAAAGTTAACCAATTATACATTGATATCCAGGCTTTCAAAATGATCCTAGAATTTATTTAGTgagatatttcaaaaaaaaaagtgagtaagagttttaaatactttaaagaaagcatatctttaatataatataatttatataattattttatcataattatgatacaatatattgtatacaatatatacaatatattatatgataCAATATATTATGGAAATTTAACTTGGCATCATTTACATTTACTTTTACAAAGTATACTTttatacttaatatatacttatataaaagtatacttttaactaattttaagtttaatttatacCAGAGCATAATGATACATGGTAGCTAAGTGACACAGAGGAAAGAGTGCTAGGCTtaaggtcaggaagactcattttttagagttcaaatcttgtttcatcCAGTTATTAGccatatgatcctgggtaagtcatttaacaccatttgcctcagtttctcatctataaaatgaatcacAGAAGGAGATTGcataccactccagtatctttgccaagaaaaccctaaatggggtcacaaagagttgtatacagctgacacaattgaacaataaaatgATATATCAATATAGCTTCCGTGTATCCATgaattttataatagtttttaattaaattgtttatatagcTAGAAATCctacaaaaaatatttgattagGGTCCCAAACATGCTAACGCCTACTATATGTATCACCCATATTGTTAACTTCATTTAGTTTCTGGGGGAAGAAAcataaaacacacaaaaacacaaaacagaaaaacaaacttCTTACCTTTCAACACGATAATAATATCCTGAGTCCTCTGTCGCAGCTGGAACAAACCAAAGTTTCTCTCTGTACTGGTGAACCCTAGAGTTCTGATCCATAGAGATGACTGTCTTACCATCACTTCCATACCAACTTATGTTACTGTAAGGGCCAAATACTCTAGAATTACTGTGACGAACAGCAAGCTCATCTTCAAAAGTAACTAATATTATATTCTCTTCAAACTCCACACAAtcatcttctaaaaaaaaaaaatccagttatagattatttccttcaaagcttacTATATAAAAGGAAGAACAGAACAGCAGAAGAACAGTATGGGAATCATGGACATTTGGGTCTGATTTTTACCCAGGCACTAAATAGTGCGAAACTAATTGAGCCATGTAgtcctcaaattcctcatctataaaattaagggattagaTTTAATGAACTCTAAGGGATCTTCTGGTCTAACTACCTTTCTATTAACctacaatatttatattaatctatttactaattttaaaagggagggaaggatagcttgatggcatagtagatagagcactgccCCTAACGTAAGAGgaggtgagttcaaatccagtcacagatacttactagctgtgtgatcctgggccagtcatttaaccccaattgccttttaaacaaaacaaaacaaaacaaaaataacaacccATAATTGCCTGAGAACTCCTTGCAATTATCAACCAAATAGGTTCCTTAGGACATAGAAGAGCACTAGGTAATCATgtaatccaatctcttcattttgtagatgaggaaattgaaattcagaatGAAAAAGAAGTCATATACACTCATATTATTCATCTTCCAGTTAAGGTCTGAGTAAAGTCACCGCTCAACTCCCTTCACTCTCAGGTTGAAATGGCTCTTCTCCAATAAAGATAAAGCTCATCTATCTAGTGAACTTGCAGTTTATACagagatgaaattttaaagaatcaaaattatccttgAAAAAAGTCCTtaaatcaatgttggaaaaattacccatgcatatgctttgtaaataaaaaaccaaatttaattaattagctaattaattaaaaaaaaaaaaacatccttagGAGTCAATTAGGTGGTATAGTgtagagagcaccagccctgaagttaggaggacctgagttcaagttggACCTCAGACACTACCtatatgatcctggtcaagttCCTTAATCTCATTGCTTCACTCACACTcactccccaaaaaagaaaaggaaaaaaaaacctttaaatcaCTGGTAAAGGATAGTAATAGGATGGGGATTAAAACTATGATTTGATTGTTATAAGGAGCTTCTAGGAAGAAAATACTTGCTTTCAATGTAGGTCAGTACCTTCTCTGAAAACAATCTTGAGTAAGGCTTCTCACTTAGGGATTCTTAAGCTCCTTTAAGGTTTCAAAGGATGGTACAAATTATTTATGCTAAATATTCTTTCATGGTAGCTTAAGCAGTAAATGATTGCAGAATTTTATAAGGAGcatattactttttattattgaAAGAGGTTTGAAGAACAAAATCTGTTGGGAAACACTATCTATTTGCCTAGAGAAGGGGTACTAAACCAAAGTAGAAATGGATCCCtacataatgacttagaaaactgtattatattttaatttattttgtttactatttcccaattacattttaatctagctGTTGCCCACTGGGGAATTTTGTGGTTCTTGAATGTGATACTTCTCACCTAAAGTTCCCAGGGATCAAGTGATTCAttcaaggtcacatggctagtgaaTGCCAGAAACATGACTtcatccaggtcttcctggctccaaaacTAGCATTATCTCTATTATATAACACTGCTACTCAAATTATAACACTATCTTTAAACAACTCTAGGCAGAAATTGCAATTTCAgcatatttgtcaagaaaacccaaataaagccatgaaaagtcagacatgactgacacccgtaaacaataacagcaaaggTAGTAAAGGGTtaggatttctttaaaaaaaaaagttgtcttgcacatatttaacatatagtggattacttgccatctagtggagagggtggggggaagagagggaaaaaatttggaacacaaggttttatatggatgaatttagaaaattatctattcatatgttttgaaaataaaaagcattaataaaaaaattagtctaTATTAGAGATCAGGTGGATCTATGGTTGTCATgtagagggggaaagaggagtgaatgtaaattttatttttcactatacCCAGCTAAGTTTTTATCCAGGACAGATAGATCACAACCAGGGTTTCTactcaaataggaaaaaaaaaataggcaaagacaAAAGCAGAAAAAGTGGTAATTAGAATAAAAATACTCTTGAAAGGACTTCTGACATAAGTAGGATTATATTATAATAGAGgttcttaatcttgtttgcattttttacattcttttggcagttaatattttaaagatataataaaataatattttttcaaaagtcaACCATGTTGAAACATGGCTAtcagtattaaaaacaaaataaaacaagcaaatttACAGATCTCATGTTAATAAGATCTATAAGATAACTATTTTTCCATGATTAAAATAGCAACAAGAatgtatatagcactttaaagtttgcaaaacatttcatgttaatgcatttgatcctcacaacaaccttgctattattatcttctttttacagattTACAAACCAAGACTATATGATTTACCCAGAGCCACACAACTAGATGTTTGAGGCTAAGGTCTTCCTGCTCTTCAGGCCCACATTCTTATCTAATGCACCATCTGCCATGGGGGCAAGGCAGGACATAAGGAGGTCAAAGAAAGCTCAAACAGAACCTTTCTACTGGTAGGGAGTAAAGGGCCACTAGGTAATATAATGGATAGGCCTGTGAAGTCAGTAACACTTagttgaatctggcctcagatgctcactaggtgtgtgactctaagcaagttacctgtttgcctcaggtttctcatctgtaaaatgagctggagaaggaaatggcaaaccactttcctatctttgccaagaaaatcccaaacaggatAACAAAGAGTCACATACAACTCAATGACAATAGgttcccttttattcttcctaTCAGCCTTAACAAAACAAACCCAATCTAGGTATGATGAAGAGAAAGATTCAGTTTCATATTCAAGGATTACACTGTGACAGCTATGAAGGAGCCAAAAGGTTTATAACACCTCTTCCAGCTCTTAGATTTATGGTCCTATGCTCTAAATAGCAATagaatgaggaaagcaa
Proteins encoded in this region:
- the LOC127553548 gene encoding interleukin-1 receptor type 1-like isoform X1, whose translation is MTLFWYACFIVLLSSSFEAEDDCVEFEENIILVTFEDELAVRHSNSRVFGPYSNISWYGSDGKTVISMDQNSRVHQYREKLWFVPAATEDSGYYYRVERNSTHCRKQKFKIEILKKHPGTCYDELSEYKQKLLPGPGGFLVCPNLDIFKDDSNLSKIQWYKDCKPLLGNTKFKVLKNHLYLGNVEKEDEGHYTCLLSYDYMGQHYNITRAIHLNIIGKGKKNIPKILSPENRTIEVELGSQLLLDCNFTAQKNDIQYWTWNGSYANNEPNVTWSELLVPNLNNLNTVTRVSRLVILKVESRHYLYPFLCWVSNDAGIVTTYIALKPRVLDARMYLIGGFISLALIVTFSVFLYKFFKVEIVLLYRDSCHPFILKKASDGKVYDAYILYPKNFGEGSTYISDIFVFKILPEVLENQCGYNLFIYGRDDLVGEDAIMAINENIMKSRRLIIVLAGEQSSYNWLGNTSEQQIAMYNALVQDGIKIILVELEKIKSYGDMPESIKYLRQKHGVIRWKGNFMEESPSAKTKFWRCLRYHMPAQRHWSSSTREPLVLDSALNSKKK
- the LOC127553548 gene encoding interleukin-1 receptor type 1-like isoform X3 — protein: MTLFWYACFIVLLSSSFEAEDDCVEFEENIILVTFEDELAVRHSNSRVFGPYSNISWYGSDGKTVISMDQNSRVHQYREKLWFVPAATEDSGYYYRVERNSTHCRKQKFKIEILKKHPGTCYDELSEYKQKLLPGPGGFLVCPNLDIFKDDSNLSKIQWYKDCKPLLGNTKFKVLKNHLYLGNVEKEDEGHYTCLLSYDYMGQHYNITRAIHLNIIGRGKKNIPKILSPENRTIEVELGSQLLLDCNFTAQKNDIQYWTWNGSYANNEPNVTWSELLVPNLNNLNTVTRVSRLVILKVESRHYLYPFLCWVSNDAGIVTTYIALKPRVLDARMYLIGGFISLALIVTFSVFLYKFFKVEIVLLYRDSCHPFILKKDAIMAINENIMKSRRLIIVLAGEQSSYNWLGNTSEQQIAMYNALVQDGIKIILVELEKIKSYGDMPESIKYLRQKHGVIRWKGNFMEESPSAKTKFWRCLRYHMPAQRHWSSSTREPLVLDSALNSKKK
- the LOC127553548 gene encoding interleukin-1 receptor type 1-like isoform X2, whose amino-acid sequence is MTLFWYACFIVLLSSSFEAEDDCVEFEENIILVTFEDELAVRHSNSRVFGPYSNISWYGSDGKTVISMDQNSRVHQYREKLWFVPAATEDSGYYYRVERNSTHCRKQKFKIEILKKHPGTCYDELSEYKQKLLPGPGGFLVCPNLDIFKDDSNLSKIQWYKDCKPLLGNTKFKVLKNHLYLGNVEKEDEGHYTCLLSYDYMGQHYNITRAIHLNIIGRGKKNIPKILSPENRTIEVELGSQLLLDCNFTAQKNDIQYWTWNGSYANNEPNVTWSELLVPNLNNLNTVTRVSRLVILKVESRHYLYPFLCWVSNDAGIVTTYIALKPRVLDARMYLIGGFISLALIVTFSVFLYKFFKVEIVLLYRDSCHPFILKKASDGKVYDAYILYPKNFGEGSTYISDIFVFKILPEVLENQCGYNLFIYGRDDLVGEDAIMAINENIMKSRRLIIVLAGEQSSYNWLGNTSEQQIAMYNALVQDGIKIILVELEKIKSYGDMPESIKYLRQKHGVIRWKGNFMEESPSAKTKFWRCLRYHMPAQRHWSSSTREPLVLDSALNSKKK